ATTGTTGCCTGTACCCAAGAAGCGTCGAAAGCGTTATCCGGGCCGTAAGCCGATCAGCAACCGGCAAGCCCTCTGTGCCATTCTCTTCGTTCTCAAGACCGGCATTCCCTGGGAATCGTTGCCCCAGGAACTGGGTTGGGGAAGTGGCATGACA
This genomic stretch from Planctomycetia bacterium harbors:
- a CDS encoding transposase — encoded protein: MAKPILDDQLWALIEPLLPVPKKRRKRYPGRKPISNRQALCAILFVLKTGIPWESLPQELGWGSGMT